DNA from Rhipicephalus microplus isolate Deutch F79 chromosome 5, USDA_Rmic, whole genome shotgun sequence:
TGCATACCGCAGCCAAGTCACGAAACCTAAAGCTAAGGATATGACCCGCCTTGCACATAGCAGTGACAGGTCAGCACCACACTGTAGAAACTGGTATTGTCACCTTGAGCCTTGTTGTTTGGTCACGCTTGGTTAACTTGCGCATGACCATTCGGAAGTCACTGTCCACACTCGAGTCCGCGTCATCGATCACGTGCTGTCCCGTTGGCGGTATGTACGCAGGACAGTCACCAGAGAGCGAAGAGAATCCTACAAATCCAGTCAGGCCGGAGGCGCCACTAGCCGAGAGCAGTTGAGCACTCCGTCCGCTGCTCGATGGCTGGGAAGATGAAAGTTCGGTTTAGATGCATCGACGGCTTCTCAATAAGCGTAAAACAGTCATCAAATGTTCAGTCACTTTCGGAGGAGGTAAGTTTTCGGTGAGCGAACTGCATACACCTGAAACAACTTAGTGAGTGAATTCACCGTCGAAGTACTCCGCAATGCCTCAAAAAATGCTGTTGCTGAAGGGTTTTCCACAAACACGTCTGAAGCACACTTCCTGTCGTATAACATGTCACTCCCTCCAGTAAGCGTAGGACCAGCGTTTAGCAAGGCGAATTTTCAGAAGGTAAACTCGAAAGGCACGAAACTAGAAATGCGCAATACGCAAAAGCTAAAGAGCAGTGACAATCTCCTAGTTCAAACTCAGCATAATGACCGTGTCGACTGAAAAATACTGAAAAGAGTCAAGAGGAAAAAGGTCATGCTGCAGCATAAAGTGAGTAAAGTGAACATGCGGGAAGAGGCAATCAAGGAGGTGACAGTCGTGCGATAACACAGCCGCGAGTGTCCTTTACACGCGAATACAAATTCGAAGAATACATTAGGCACTGTACTAAACCACGTACTACGTACACCGCACACTCGTGATACACCGAGGCTACGCGTCAATGAATTGCGACGTCGATAAGCGGCCGTCAGCTTTCGGCAGGCCCGTGAAAGTGACGCACGCTACACTACTCACCCGCGTATTGCCTTTCGTTCTGGGTGCCTTCTTGTTGCCTCCCATTTTGGGGGATTTCGTTCGTTGGACGGGCTATTCAGAGGTTAAATTAGGTCGTTTGAAGCGTAGGCGACAGCCCGAGGCGTCACATATTTCCACATTCACAGGACGCGATTCACTACGCGGCTGTACGAACGCAGCGGATGCCGGAGAAGGAAAGCGAGTGGTGGTGGGAGATATGAAAAACCGAAACTAGATTTCAAGGCTCGTTGTGAAAACAAGTTCGTCAAGTTTACTAAGCCAACTTAACAACTTATTTCTCAAAGCGGTCTTAaactaaaaaataataaataatgtttACGTTAATTTAGCAAGTACCGACCAACAAAAACAGCCAGCGTGTTCAACGTGGCGCTAACTGTTACTATAATTCGTAAAGGAAACTGCATACATTTGTCTACTGTTCGTAACTTTGAGGGTTTGTTTACTTTGTTGTTTTTCGTAACTTGTCGAAGTGTCTTGTGTGGTGTATGTTTACAACTTGTTTACGCAAGCGCTCGAACGTTGAGCGAACTTAGCTCTCTTCTTTTGGGGAGCTTTGATTGCCAAGCTACTTTTGCTTCTGGCTACAATCACAGCCTACCCATCCATCGATACATTTTTGCTCCGTGTTCATGTCGTCAATGATGATCAAAGTGTAGAAACAACTCCGTCTAAGAGTGTGACCGAAGGAGCACGTGGAACGCCGAGGTGAGTCGAAGAAGAAAACGGCGTGGAGAAGCATGACGTCGACCGATCAGCCCGACGTCGTGAAAAACGCGAACGCCTCGAAGTCTCCCACTGAGATCAAGCCATTTAATCCGGACCAGTTTAGGTTCGGCGCGCGACTGAAGATCATTCCTATGAACGATCAAATCAAGGAGCTGCAAACAATCATTCGCGACAGGTGAGTGTGTGCCTCGCCGCGACTGAGTGTGTCGCGCGCATCTGCCGCCCTGACCAATTCTGTTAACGAGCGCGAACTTCGCGTTCATTCGCAGGAATACTACAAGGAGTGAGTTCGTGTTTTACGCCGACAGATTGGTAATATGCGCTCATGTGATTAACGATCGTCGTTGTTCCCAAGTGCAGGGTGTGTTGACTGACGGCGCGATGAACTGCGTTTACTTTCAGATTCGCATTGTAGTGGAAGAAGGGCTTAACCAGCTGTCGTACTCTGAATGTGCAGTTACTACGCCGACAGGTGAGTGTTGTGCCTACCGTTGCACCTCATAAATGGTCCCTCACCAAGTTTGCACGTTGTAAAGAAACGAGCGAGTCACGTTAATCCCCACTGGCGATCGTGTCTGCAAAGTAAATGAAATTGTGGGTTGAAGCGGTTCAAATTTCACACCGAAGGGCGCGCGCTGAATTTGAAACTAGCTCGCTTGATAACGTATCGGGCACTGCCTGAAACatcactgattgatatgtggggtttaacatcccaaaaccactatatgattatgagagacgccgtagtggagggctccggaaatttagaccacctggggttctttaacgggcacccaaatctgagcacacgggcctacaacatttccgcctccatcggaaatgcagccgggattcgaacccgcgccctgcaggtcagcagccgagtaccttagccactagaccaccgcggcggggcgtgaaaCATCACTGATAATGGACCAATCAGGAGTGCGCAACACCGAGAAGCAATGTAGCCTAGACGGCACCATATACAAACTTCCAATTCATAACCAAATTTgcaatgacgttcggtgtggGGCCCTTTAAACGACCTGGGCGCTTTGTAACATCGAGGTGGCGGGTTACTGTTCGTATTTGCAGGATCAATTTACCAAGGAATCAAGTTTCTTAGAGGGAGCTGCGGTGTAAGCATCGTGCGAAGTGGTGAGCGAAAACTGtactttttacaaaaaaaaaaaaggatttggTGCATTGAAAACTGTGGCATGAACACAGAGCTCTGTTTGTGCCCCAGGCGAAGCCATGGAGCAAGGCCTCAGGGACTGCTGTCGTTCTATCCGCATTGGAAAGATCCTTATACAGAGTGACGAAGAAACACACGAAGCCAGCGTCGTGTATGCCAAGTTTCCAGTCGATGTTCACAGCCGAAAGGTGCTGCTAATGTACCCAATCATGAGTAAGCACTGCTCTTACCGTCCCTCATCTTTTCCTGACTAAAATCAATTTGGGCCTTGTTGATGTAGCATAAGAGGTCGTTTGAAATCGCGTCACCCCATGATCAGAAACAGAAAGAGCACATGTGCCGCGATATGGAGTTTGCACCAGGACTGCTGTTTTGTTGAATCTGCCTTTGCAGGTACTGGAAACACCGTGAACAAGGCTGTTGAGGTTCTGAAGGACCACGGAGTGCAGGAGGAAAACATCTTTTTGTTGAACTTGTTCTGCACTCCTCATGGTAAGCTACAGCTACTGTAGACAGTTGTCTGTTCTTGAAGTTCGCCCGACTTATCTTTGGTGAGAGCCTGTTCTTAAGGGTTCTGTCGCATGGGGCAAGAGAGCCGGTGTGTTTTGTCAAGAGAGTGGGGAGTCTGAATATTGCTGTCATTTGCTGAGACACAGAAAAGTGCAGCTCATTGCAAAAGTTCAGAGCAACAATGTTCAGGAGAATGAACTCCCTTCGGGATCCAAATAAAGTCACAATAGCCTCGTTGCCAAACAGGGCACCAAAACACGATTGCGTGAATCACCTCATAAAGGCTTCCAGGCATTTCTGCAGTGGCTAGCCAGTTCAAGGCCATTTTGTATCACTTCAATGGCAGAATGTGAGGAGTGGGGATCGGTGGGTTTCATTAAGGTAGCTTACTCCCCTCCGTTGCCCACATAGCCAATATTCCCCAGTGAGAAGACACAGATGGAACGTCCATTTATTTACATGAAAGACGAAAAGGTGAATTGTCCCGCGATTTTGTACAAATGTCTTCGACTTTTTACGGCCCGTCGCTTTCCCAAGATAGAAGTCTGAAGAGGGCGGTGACCACTTCTGCCACGAATCAACTGACTTGAAGTCTCACTGGTCCACCCGCAAAAAAGGGTGCAGTAGTTGGCCTCTCGTTTGATGAAGAACATGGGCGAAAAGCTGCAATGGGTAGCACAAGCCCACCACACAATGTTGTAACCGGCCCATGCTTTGAAGACTTTTCTGAAACGCAGGCGCGAAGGTAGGGTTGGGAGGAGGGGGAAGTTGAGCACCTCTGTGGAGAATATGGCCACTGATATGAACGTCAGCAGCAGTCCATGGCTGCGTTCAGGTGCTAGATTTCTGAAAACTGCTACAGCGACAGCGTCCCACGCTGACAAGCAGTCGGTACTTTGTCAGGACCATGTGTAGGCGACAATGACCGTGCTGGGATGTTGACTCCATGAGAACTGCAACAGCAACGCTGTCTCACGCTGTTTAACCCCGCTCAAGAAAGTGTTGTTCGCGACACCTCCGTCGGGTTCCTTGTAACCCGACCACAGCAAGCTGCCTGGCCCACCTGCGGGACAATCGTGCTCCCGAACAAGCCCTGACATCAGGGTGAAAGCATTCTTGCCGACAGGTTCACACACATTGACGTCTGACACAACGAACTCCAgggccaaacgtaacaatatattgtCTAATCTGGACTCACTACTGCACTTTTATTTAAAAGGTTTATTTTAATTTTATCTTAAATTGGGGCAACATTCAGTAATAGCCAGTCTTTCCAATGGGGATACAAGTACTATTGAGCTCAGCATGAAAAACACCACGCAAATGCATGACCAGGTGCACCGCAAGGTTGTACAGTTGTGCAGATCATGGCGCATTTTTTGGTTATAGGAACAGAGTTTGGCTTTTTCTGCGAGTGTCCATTGCCCCGACTTGCTTACTTTCGCACTCAATGTTATCAAAGCTGATATCACTACAGGGCAAAACGAGGGTAAAGGTGCAAGTAAGTGGTGGTAATGCACACTCGCAGAAGTAGCTAAATCCTGTAATGTAGGATTGATGGCGCAAATACTCGTTCACAAAGAAATGTGGACAAGCgcatctgtgtttttttttgtttgtttttttgtcagTGTCCGAGTATTTGCGCCATCTATCCTACTTAAGcgatgtaccaactagcccaacagcagACACTACCAAGCCAAATCGTCTCCTGGTAACACGAAAACACATGCATCGATCGGTGCCACTGTACAACCTTGCAGTACGGTTGGCCATGCACTCGCCTGGTGTACACTCATGAAACTGCAGAATGCTCCCTTATGGTTCACAGAAATCAGCATTTTTCGTAAGCTCAGACTGCTAACGTTAATAAAGTGGTGAAAGCATCAATAAAACTGTCAAACAGCCTGTAAAGTTATGCCGTTGTATTTCAGGCAATTCCTTGTCAGCGAAGCATTTAGAAATAAGGCTCTTACACTGCATCTGCCTGTAGAAGTAAGCATGTCACCAGTTTCATAATGAACAGAGGAAATCCATAGGCTGCAGCAGCCAGTAAGGAGTAGGAATTTGCCACCGATAAACCAGTTTCATGTCAAATCTTGCAACCGTTTGAAAGGAGAATTGCTAAAGAACTAGCCGCAGACAATGAAATGTGTAAATTTTGCTTTCTTATAGATCGAGCAGCCTTTCTTTTATCACGATCATGGAGAAAAGAAATGTTTACAAAGTAGAGTTAGCTAACAATTATTTAAATTTTCAGTTTGTGCAATATCGCAGTACTAGGATCTTTTATGTGTAGGCAAAGTTAGATGTAGCCTTCTGAGGTTGCAAGTTATTGTATGCGACTACACTCCTGCTTCATCTCAGTGCGAAGCATTCTATAAGAATTAAACTGGGGTTTGAGAAGCAGTTACTGAGTCAGCATCATAAAGAACCACTGTTTTAGCTAAAGTTTAGAACTAAAATTATTTAAAGTTGGAGATGCAAACTGTCATGTAAATTATAATCCAGAAAAAGGATTTACTACGACGTTAATTTAGAAAAATGTTTACGGTAGCTCATCATATTTACTTGCTTTAAGAGCTTCCAGAAACGGCTAAATCTGTGCCGTCTCAATGTTTCATTTTTGCAGCAGCTAAGTCGGTGATGAAGGCATTCCCAACCATGACGGTCCTCACATCAGAACTTCATCCCGTCGCTCCCAACCACTTCGGCCAGAAGTACTTTGGAACCGACTGACGATGAAACCACTGCGTGTTAACTTTTATTGCCTTTTAGTGTATGCCTCAAATATGTGGACTCTTTTACAATGATCTTACATTGCATGATTTTAAGCAATTATATATGTTATAATAAATGTTACTTGTTGACAAATGAAAGTTGTT
Protein-coding regions in this window:
- the kri gene encoding uracil phosphoribosyltransferase krishah isoform X2, with protein sequence MTSTDQPDVVKNANASKSPTEIKPFNPDQFRFGARLKIIPMNDQIKELQTIIRDRNTTRSEFVFYADRLIRIVVEEGLNQLSYSECAVTTPTGSIYQGIKFLRGSCGVSIVRSGEAMEQGLRDCCRSIRIGKILIQSDEETHEASVVYAKFPVDVHSRKVLLMYPIMSTGNTVNKAVEVLKDHGVQEENIFLLNLFCTPHGKLQLL
- the kri gene encoding uracil phosphoribosyltransferase krishah isoform X1, with amino-acid sequence MTSTDQPDVVKNANASKSPTEIKPFNPDQFRFGARLKIIPMNDQIKELQTIIRDRNTTRSEFVFYADRLIRIVVEEGLNQLSYSECAVTTPTGSIYQGIKFLRGSCGVSIVRSGEAMEQGLRDCCRSIRIGKILIQSDEETHEASVVYAKFPVDVHSRKVLLMYPIMSTGNTVNKAVEVLKDHGVQEENIFLLNLFCTPHAAKSVMKAFPTMTVLTSELHPVAPNHFGQKYFGTD